In Castanea sativa cultivar Marrone di Chiusa Pesio chromosome 6, ASM4071231v1, a single window of DNA contains:
- the LOC142639978 gene encoding uncharacterized protein LOC142639978, giving the protein MSKRKTIDAFFKKKDVSNSEIRTPVAVETNVDTSMPDEHPSKCSRIQFEEIDHDPGSRKQICEFPINKQDEIRRAYLKEGPYQPKNIDYPYNNDTHRRRFQPSWFELHSHGDWLEYSPSMDAIYCLPCYLFSKKPIGRPGSDAFISTGFNNWKKVNDGMNCPLLRHVGKDPNSPHKIAVKCCEDLKNYSRHIDKLIEKQTSKELENNRLRLKTSIECARWLAFQACAFRGHDESLDSKNRGNFIELIKFTSTFNDKIASVVLENAPRNAKYTSPTIQKEILHILASNVRSAIREEIGDAKFCILVDEARDESKREQMAIILRFVDKNGFLKERFFHVVHVRDTTALTLKKEICDVLSRYNLHIENIRGQGLQLALVTASREVKVVHQFFDHLTNIINLSVGSSKRNDELQYAQGEQIENMIASNEIETGRGANQIEIMGITNILCQALQQHSQDLLNAMHLVSTTKSLIQKLRDDGWEPLLDSVTSFCGHHEIDIPDLNARYTKARGRYRHQDEALTTIEHHLRIDIFTVAIDFQLQELNSRFCELTADLLTLSSKIKS; this is encoded by the exons ATGAGCAAACGAAAAACAATTGAtgcattctttaagaaaaaagatgttagcaattcagaaattaggacaCCTGTGGCTGTAGAAACAAATGTTGATACTTCAATGCCTGATGAACACCCCTCCAAATGTTCAAGAATTCAATTTGAAGAGATAGATCATGATCCCGGATCACGTAAACAAATATGTGAATTCCCTATCAACAAACAAGATGAAATCCGACGAGCTTATCTCAAAGAAGGTCCATATCAACCTAAAAATATAGACTATCCATACAACAATGATACTCATCGTCGTCGATTTCAACCTTCATGGTTTGAATTACATTCACATGGGGATTGGTTGGAATACTCACCTTCAATGGATGCAATATATTGTCTACCTTGCTATCTTTTTAGTAAGAAACCAATAGGTCGTCCCGGATCGGATGCATTCATTTCAACAGGTTTTAATAATTGGAAAAAGGTGAATGATGGAATGAATTGTCCTTTACTTCGTCATGTAGGGAAAGATCCAAACTCTCCACATAAAATTGCTGTGAAATGTTGCGAGGATTTAAAGAATTATTCACGACATATTGACAAGCTAATTGAGAAACAAACGTCAAAAGAATTAGAGAATAATCGGTTGCGGCTCAAAACCTCAATAGAGTGTGCTCGATGGCTAGCATTCCAAGCTTGTGCTTTTAGAGGTCATGATGAAAGTCTTGATTCAAAAAATAGAGGTAATTTTATTGAGTTGATAAAATTCACATCAACTTTCAATGACAAAATAGCTAGTGTTGTCTTGGAAAATGCTCCACGAAATGCCAAATATACATCACCCACAATTCAAAAGGAGATTTTGCATATTCTTGCTAGTAATGTGCGAAGTGCTATTCGTGAAGAAATTGGAGATGCAAAATTTTGCATTCTCGTTGATGAAGCCCGGGATGAGTCAAAGAGAGAGCAAATGGCCATTATTTTGAGATTTGTCGATAAAAATGGTTTTCTTAAAGAGCGTTTCTTTCATGTTGTGCATGTTAGAGATACTACTGCGTTGACCCTAAAGAAAGAGATATGTGATGTCCTTTCTCGTTACAACCTTCACATTGAGAATATTCGAGGTCAAGG GTTGCAATTGGCTTTAGTTACTGCATCTAGAGAGGTAAAAGTTGTTCATCAATTCTTTGATCATTTGACTAATATTATCAATCTTTCCGTTGGTTCGAGTAAGCGTAATGATGAATTGCAATATGCTCAAGGGGAACAAATTGAGAATATGATTGCTTCTAATGAAATTGAGACTGGAAGAGGAGCAAACCAAATTG AGATTATGGGAATTACTAATATTCTTTGCCAAGCTTTGCAACAACATTCTCAAGATCTTTTAAATGCCATGCATTTAGTTTCAACTACAAAATCACTTATTCAAAAGTTGAGAGATGATGGATGGGAGCCTTTACTTGATAGTGTTACATCATTTTGTGGACATCATGAAATTGATATTCCTGATTTAAATGCTCGTTACACTAAAGCTCGAGGTAGATACCGTCATCAAGATGAAGCTTTAACAACAAT